From Streptomyces qinzhouensis, one genomic window encodes:
- a CDS encoding class II fumarate hydratase: protein MSGTDGPDRTTASDAGGDGGGDSGGDGGRYRVEHDSMGEVRVPADAKWRAQTQRAVANFPVSGQRLERSHIAALARIKAAAAVVNARLGVVEEDIAGAIASAAAEVAAGRWDDQFPVDVFQTGSGTSSNMNMNEVLATLAEERLGRPVHPNDQVNASQSSNDVFPSSIHIAATGTVTGELIPALERLAAALERKAAEFAPVVKSGRTHLMDATPVTLGQEFGGYAAQVRYGVERLRASLPRLAELPLGGTAVGTGINTPPGFSAAVIAEVAAATGLPLTEARDHFEAQGARDGLVETSGQLRTIAVSLTKIANDLRWMASGPRTGLAEINLPDLQPGSSIMPGKVNPVVPEAVLMVAAQVTGNDTTVAVAGAAGNFELNVMLPVMAKNLLESVRLLAAAARLLADRTVDGITANAERAREYAESSPSVVTPLNRYLGYEEAAKVAKRSLAERKTIREVVLESGYVERGALTLEQLDEALDVLRMTRP from the coding sequence ATGTCCGGAACCGACGGCCCCGACAGGACGACCGCCAGCGACGCCGGAGGTGACGGCGGAGGTGACAGCGGAGGCGACGGGGGCCGCTACCGCGTCGAGCACGATTCGATGGGCGAGGTCCGGGTCCCGGCCGACGCCAAGTGGCGGGCGCAAACACAGCGGGCGGTGGCCAACTTCCCGGTGTCGGGGCAGCGTCTCGAACGCTCCCACATCGCCGCGCTGGCCCGGATCAAGGCCGCGGCGGCCGTGGTCAACGCCCGGCTGGGGGTGGTGGAGGAGGACATCGCGGGGGCGATCGCCTCGGCCGCGGCGGAGGTCGCCGCCGGACGCTGGGACGACCAGTTCCCGGTGGATGTCTTCCAGACCGGCTCCGGCACCTCGTCGAACATGAACATGAACGAGGTGCTGGCGACCCTGGCCGAGGAGCGGCTGGGGCGGCCGGTCCATCCGAACGACCAGGTGAACGCCTCCCAGTCGTCGAACGACGTCTTCCCCTCGTCCATCCATATCGCCGCCACGGGCACGGTCACCGGTGAGCTGATCCCGGCGCTGGAGCGGCTGGCGGCCGCGCTGGAGCGCAAGGCCGCCGAGTTCGCCCCGGTGGTGAAGTCGGGCCGGACGCATCTGATGGACGCCACGCCCGTCACCCTCGGCCAGGAGTTCGGCGGGTACGCAGCCCAGGTGCGGTACGGCGTGGAGCGGCTGCGGGCCTCGCTGCCGCGGCTCGCCGAGCTGCCGCTTGGCGGTACGGCGGTGGGCACCGGCATCAACACCCCGCCCGGCTTCTCGGCCGCCGTCATCGCCGAGGTCGCGGCGGCCACCGGGCTGCCGCTGACGGAGGCGCGCGACCATTTCGAGGCGCAGGGCGCCCGGGACGGTCTGGTGGAGACCTCCGGCCAGTTGCGGACGATCGCGGTCTCCCTGACGAAGATCGCGAACGATCTCCGCTGGATGGCGAGCGGTCCGCGCACCGGACTCGCCGAGATCAATCTGCCCGATCTCCAGCCCGGCTCGTCGATCATGCCGGGGAAGGTGAACCCGGTCGTCCCCGAGGCGGTGCTGATGGTCGCGGCCCAGGTGACCGGGAACGACACCACGGTCGCCGTGGCGGGGGCCGCGGGCAACTTCGAGCTGAACGTGATGCTGCCGGTGATGGCGAAGAACCTGCTGGAGTCGGTACGGCTGCTCGCCGCCGCCGCGAGGCTGCTGGCGGACCGCACGGTCGACGGCATCACGGCGAACGCCGAGCGGGCGCGGGAGTACGCGGAGTCGTCGCCGTCGGTGGTGACACCGCTCAACCGGTACCTCGGCTACGAGGAGGCGGCGAAGGTCGCCAAGAGGTCCCTGGCGGAGCGGAAGACGATCCGCGAGGTGGTCCTGGAGTCGGGCTATGTGGAGCGCGGTGCGCTGACCCTGGAGCAGTTGGACGAGGCCCTGGACGTCCTCCGGATGACCCGCCCCTGA
- a CDS encoding DUF4245 domain-containing protein produces MRGKQTVRDMVLSMAVIGAVVAVIYLFLPNDDKERMKPVDYRIELVTAQRAAPYPVMAPEGLPQGWKPTSVRYDRDAGAAWHLGFLDPDREYVAIEQSTQAYAKYVPKVTLKAANTGRTQLVNGVAWERWAGKKYDALVFRDKGVTTVVTGTAPLARLTEMAEALKGGSTLPTAAPSWPATASPRS; encoded by the coding sequence ATGCGAGGCAAACAGACGGTGCGGGACATGGTGCTGTCGATGGCGGTCATCGGAGCCGTCGTCGCGGTGATCTATCTCTTCCTCCCGAACGACGACAAGGAGCGGATGAAGCCGGTCGACTACCGGATCGAGCTGGTGACGGCCCAGCGGGCGGCGCCGTATCCGGTGATGGCGCCCGAGGGGCTGCCCCAGGGCTGGAAGCCGACGTCCGTGCGGTACGACCGCGATGCGGGCGCCGCCTGGCACCTGGGATTCCTCGACCCCGACCGCGAGTACGTGGCGATCGAGCAGTCCACCCAGGCCTATGCCAAGTACGTTCCGAAGGTCACGCTGAAGGCGGCGAACACCGGCCGGACCCAGCTGGTGAACGGGGTGGCCTGGGAGCGCTGGGCGGGCAAGAAGTACGACGCCCTGGTGTTCCGTGACAAGGGTGTGACCACCGTTGTCACGGGTACGGCCCCGCTGGCGCGGCTGACGGAGATGGCGGAGGCGCTCAAGGGCGGCTCCACCCTGCCGACCGCGGCGCCGTCCTGGCCCGCGACGGCGTCGCCGCGGTCCTGA
- the glpX gene encoding class II fructose-bisphosphatase, translated as MTEHNLPPHLEVSPEAPDRNLALELVRVTEAAAMAAGRWVGRGDKNGADGAAVKAMRTLVHTVSMNGVVVIGEGEKDEAPMLFNGERIGDGTGAECDIAVDPIDGTTLAAKGMPNAIAVLAAADRGAMFDPSAVFYMDKLVTGPEAAEFVDINAPVSVNIRRVARAKGGTPEDVTVVVLDRPRHDGIVKEIRETGARIKFISDGDVAGAIMAVREGTGVDLLMGVGGTPEGIITACAIKCLGGTIQGKLWPKDEAERQRALDAGHDLDRVLSTDDLVSGDNVFFVATGITDGELLRGVRYRAETATTQSLVMRSKSGTIRQIDSTHRLSKLRAYSQIDFDRAQ; from the coding sequence ATGACCGAGCACAATCTGCCGCCCCATCTGGAGGTCTCTCCCGAGGCCCCCGACCGCAACCTGGCCCTTGAACTCGTCCGGGTCACCGAGGCCGCCGCGATGGCGGCCGGCCGGTGGGTCGGCCGCGGCGACAAGAACGGCGCGGACGGTGCGGCGGTCAAGGCCATGCGCACCCTCGTCCACACCGTCTCGATGAACGGCGTCGTCGTCATCGGCGAAGGCGAGAAGGACGAAGCGCCGATGCTCTTCAACGGGGAGCGGATCGGCGACGGCACCGGCGCGGAGTGCGATATCGCGGTCGACCCGATCGACGGTACGACCCTGGCCGCCAAGGGCATGCCGAACGCCATCGCGGTCCTCGCGGCCGCCGACCGGGGCGCGATGTTCGACCCCTCCGCCGTCTTCTACATGGACAAGCTCGTCACCGGCCCCGAGGCCGCCGAGTTCGTCGATATCAACGCGCCCGTCTCGGTCAACATCCGCCGGGTCGCCCGGGCGAAGGGCGGCACGCCCGAGGACGTCACGGTCGTCGTCCTGGACCGGCCGCGCCATGACGGCATCGTCAAGGAGATCCGGGAGACCGGCGCCCGGATCAAGTTCATCTCGGACGGCGATGTCGCCGGGGCGATCATGGCGGTACGCGAGGGCACCGGCGTCGACCTGCTGATGGGCGTCGGCGGCACCCCGGAGGGCATCATCACCGCCTGCGCCATCAAATGCCTGGGCGGCACCATCCAGGGCAAGCTGTGGCCCAAGGACGAGGCCGAGCGGCAGCGCGCGCTGGACGCGGGCCATGACCTCGACCGGGTCCTCAGCACCGACGACCTGGTCAGCGGGGACAACGTCTTCTTCGTCGCGACCGGGATCACCGACGGTGAGCTGCTGCGCGGCGTGCGCTACCGGGCCGAGACCGCGACCACCCAGTCGCTGGTGATGCGCTCCAAGTCCGGCACGATCCGGCAGATCGACTCCACGCACCGGCTGTCGAAGCTCCGCGCCTACAGCCAGATCGACTTCGACCGCGCGCAGTAG
- a CDS encoding malonic semialdehyde reductase: MTLALDPTAQDLLFREARTVGAFLGEPVSDEQLQEIYDLVKFGPTAFNQTPLRIVLVRSDEARAKLLPHMSDGNRDKTAAAPLVAILAADNEFHEELPELLPHFPQAKDLFFAERPVREQSASMNAALQSAYFIVGVRAAGLAAGPMTGFDHAGVQKEFLDDDHSPLMIVNIGRPAPEAAFPRSPRLGYDSVVTSV, encoded by the coding sequence ATGACCCTCGCCCTCGACCCCACCGCCCAGGACCTGCTCTTCCGCGAGGCCCGCACCGTCGGCGCGTTCCTCGGGGAGCCGGTGAGCGACGAGCAGCTCCAGGAGATCTACGACCTGGTCAAGTTCGGGCCCACCGCCTTCAACCAGACCCCGCTGCGGATCGTCCTGGTCCGCTCCGACGAGGCCCGCGCCAAGCTGCTGCCGCATATGTCCGACGGCAACCGTGACAAGACGGCCGCGGCCCCGCTGGTGGCCATCCTGGCCGCCGACAACGAGTTCCACGAGGAGCTGCCCGAGCTGCTCCCGCACTTCCCGCAGGCCAAGGACCTCTTCTTCGCCGAGCGGCCGGTCCGTGAGCAGTCGGCGAGCATGAACGCCGCGCTCCAGTCCGCGTACTTCATCGTCGGAGTCCGGGCCGCCGGGCTCGCGGCCGGGCCGATGACCGGCTTCGACCACGCGGGCGTCCAGAAGGAGTTCCTCGACGACGACCACAGCCCGCTGATGATCGTCAACATCGGGCGGCCCGCCCCGGAGGCCGCTTTCCCGCGCTCTCCGCGGCTCGGCTACGACTCGGTGGTGACCTCCGTCTGA
- a CDS encoding ricin-type beta-trefoil lectin domain protein, whose product MTHGKRTTRRRLRCTVAAAAALAAGLVGLVSPTAGADPSRTAQSAAASVPLPPALEAIRAAEAVKLYGSPAERPVADRKTGLISLGDSEISGEGIGSYEAGTDGPSNWCHRSPDAAIHRTGIAADVTFNVACSGAYTGNIRIGGTKQYADELVQSDNLAIKARNTRIKLVLLVAGANDDLQFGPVMTDCVVRYVTLQGPCAPKYGPGWQARVDALVPKVEATVGDLRTVMRGAGYADGDYKLVVMGYPGPIGPDFRDNPNFPGKLICGGMGYDADTVWGRNTAVPAFERGMRQAAAATGAVYLDNSRLFHGHEVCMEDTWARGLHLELSNPFPPDENTARQSFHPNYRGHGAFASCLTQMYNTNVREAACAETNSDGRPVLRTLAWDDVYKPLRNQATGECLDVTGSATANGTAVVGWGCHGGRNQGWWQDPAAGSVHTELTQDRCLDVPGANYRPGAELIVWNCSGSANQRFVRVDGTLRPAAAQSLCATQESSQAPVRLRPCTAGAANQRFV is encoded by the coding sequence ATGACGCACGGAAAACGCACCACCCGCCGAAGGCTGCGATGTACGGTGGCCGCCGCGGCCGCCCTGGCGGCCGGACTCGTCGGCCTGGTCTCGCCCACGGCCGGTGCGGACCCGAGCCGTACGGCGCAGTCCGCGGCCGCCTCCGTACCGCTCCCGCCCGCACTGGAGGCCATCCGCGCCGCGGAGGCCGTGAAGCTGTACGGCAGCCCCGCCGAACGCCCCGTCGCCGACCGGAAGACCGGGCTCATCTCCCTCGGCGACAGCGAGATCTCCGGCGAGGGCATCGGCTCGTACGAGGCCGGCACGGACGGCCCGTCCAACTGGTGCCACCGCTCGCCCGACGCCGCGATCCACCGCACCGGAATCGCCGCGGACGTCACCTTCAACGTCGCCTGCTCCGGCGCGTACACCGGCAATATCCGCATCGGCGGCACCAAGCAGTACGCCGACGAACTGGTCCAGAGCGACAATCTGGCCATCAAGGCGCGCAACACCCGCATCAAGCTGGTCCTGCTCGTCGCCGGGGCCAACGACGACCTCCAGTTCGGTCCCGTCATGACCGACTGCGTGGTGCGGTACGTGACCCTCCAGGGCCCCTGCGCCCCCAAGTACGGCCCCGGCTGGCAGGCCCGGGTCGACGCCCTCGTCCCCAAGGTCGAGGCGACGGTCGGCGATCTGCGGACCGTGATGCGCGGCGCGGGCTACGCGGACGGGGACTACAAGCTCGTTGTCATGGGCTACCCCGGACCCATCGGACCCGACTTCCGCGACAATCCGAACTTCCCCGGCAAACTGATCTGCGGCGGGATGGGCTACGACGCCGACACCGTCTGGGGCCGCAACACCGCCGTGCCCGCCTTCGAACGCGGGATGCGGCAGGCCGCCGCGGCCACCGGCGCCGTCTACCTCGACAACTCCCGCCTCTTCCACGGGCACGAGGTCTGCATGGAGGACACCTGGGCCCGGGGCCTCCACCTGGAACTCTCCAACCCCTTCCCGCCGGACGAGAACACCGCCCGGCAGTCCTTCCACCCCAACTACCGGGGACACGGGGCCTTCGCCTCCTGTCTGACCCAGATGTACAACACGAACGTCCGGGAGGCTGCTTGCGCCGAGACCAACTCCGACGGCAGGCCCGTTCTGCGCACCCTGGCCTGGGACGACGTATACAAGCCGCTGAGAAACCAGGCGACCGGGGAGTGCCTCGACGTCACCGGCTCGGCCACCGCCAACGGCACGGCCGTCGTCGGCTGGGGCTGCCACGGCGGCCGCAACCAGGGCTGGTGGCAGGACCCGGCGGCCGGTTCGGTCCATACCGAACTCACCCAGGACCGGTGCCTGGACGTCCCCGGGGCGAACTACCGGCCGGGCGCGGAACTGATCGTGTGGAACTGCTCGGGCTCGGCGAACCAGCGCTTCGTACGGGTGGACGGCACGCTGCGCCCGGCCGCGGCGCAGTCCCTGTGCGCGACGCAGGAGTCGTCGCAGGCGCCGGTCCGGTTGCGGCCGTGCACGGCGGGCGCGGCCAACCAGCGCTTCGTCTGA
- the fomD gene encoding cytidylyl-2-hydroxypropylphosphonate hydrolase: MTGTEQTEQTEESGRSEAPERSGTALGRWRAGEHILWRYRDHGGPGRPAGDPGFAICRPVTVVRDTPELLAVWLAPGTECVRPALADGSHLHEQPLASRYTVPRTAVRDHWHGAGVLKLARPGEPWSVWLFWDQGWEFKSWYVNLEQPHTRWSAGIDSEDHFLDISVFPDRSWLWRDEDEFAEARRAGLIGAAKAARIQRAGRAAVAAIRAWDAPFPDGWEHWRPDPAWPVPALPADWGRTPARTGL, translated from the coding sequence ATGACAGGCACGGAACAGACGGAGCAGACGGAAGAGTCGGGGCGGTCGGAGGCGCCGGAGCGGTCGGGCACGGCGCTGGGCCGCTGGCGGGCCGGGGAGCACATCCTCTGGCGCTACCGGGACCACGGCGGTCCCGGGAGACCCGCCGGCGACCCGGGGTTCGCGATCTGCCGCCCCGTGACCGTCGTCCGTGACACCCCCGAACTGCTCGCCGTCTGGCTGGCGCCGGGTACGGAGTGTGTACGCCCGGCCCTGGCCGACGGCTCCCACCTGCACGAGCAGCCACTGGCCAGCCGCTACACCGTGCCCCGGACGGCGGTCCGGGACCACTGGCACGGCGCGGGTGTGCTCAAGCTCGCCCGGCCCGGTGAGCCGTGGTCGGTCTGGCTCTTCTGGGACCAGGGGTGGGAGTTCAAGAGCTGGTACGTCAACCTGGAGCAGCCCCACACCCGTTGGAGTGCGGGAATCGACTCCGAGGACCACTTTCTGGACATCTCGGTATTTCCCGACCGGAGCTGGCTCTGGCGGGACGAGGACGAGTTCGCGGAGGCCCGGCGCGCCGGACTGATCGGGGCGGCGAAGGCCGCCCGGATCCAGCGGGCGGGGCGCGCGGCGGTGGCGGCGATCCGCGCCTGGGACGCGCCGTTCCCGGACGGCTGGGAGCACTGGCGGCCCGATCCCGCCTGGCCGGTCCCGGCACTGCCCGCCGACTGGGGGCGCACGCCCGCGCGTACGGGGCTCTGA
- a CDS encoding DUF1707 SHOCT-like domain-containing protein, with the protein MDLEKHHPQQPAAPTAPGPAPAAGPSDAIRASDADRDRIADILREALAEGRLDTEEHSERIEAVYRAKTLGELQPIVRDLPAAAPAKSAGSGPYAYGPDAGVGTPDHLVAVFSGTVRKGRWSIGKRTNAFSLFGSVEIDLTQALFQQRVTVINATSIFGNVEVRVPENITLRGSGHGICGNFEIRGLEASDPEAPVVIVNGFAVFGNVEARPKRGRRVADLHNRLRKHLG; encoded by the coding sequence GTGGACCTCGAGAAGCACCATCCCCAGCAGCCCGCCGCTCCCACGGCGCCCGGGCCCGCCCCCGCCGCCGGGCCCTCCGACGCGATCCGCGCGTCGGACGCCGACCGGGACCGGATCGCCGACATCCTCCGGGAGGCGCTGGCCGAGGGCCGGCTGGACACGGAGGAGCACTCCGAGCGCATCGAGGCCGTCTACCGTGCCAAGACCCTCGGTGAGTTGCAGCCCATCGTCCGGGACCTGCCGGCGGCGGCCCCGGCGAAGTCCGCCGGATCGGGGCCGTACGCGTACGGCCCCGACGCGGGCGTGGGCACACCGGACCATCTGGTCGCCGTCTTCTCCGGCACCGTCCGCAAGGGCCGCTGGAGCATCGGCAAGCGGACGAACGCCTTCTCTCTCTTCGGCAGCGTCGAGATCGACCTCACCCAGGCGCTGTTCCAGCAGCGGGTCACGGTGATCAACGCGACGTCGATCTTCGGCAATGTCGAGGTACGGGTCCCGGAGAACATCACCCTGCGCGGCAGCGGTCACGGGATCTGCGGCAATTTCGAGATCCGCGGGCTGGAGGCGTCCGACCCCGAGGCGCCCGTGGTGATCGTCAATGGATTCGCGGTTTTCGGCAATGTCGAGGCCCGGCCCAAACGCGGCCGCCGGGTCGCCGATCTCCACAACCGCCTGCGGAAACACCTGGGCTGA
- a CDS encoding SpoIIE family protein phosphatase, which yields MTEQPTSHEGRQPLAARSQERTRPRAEAAAAAADIVAAAAALSSPVPAPNGPVGGGVAHPPGPPSGPGGPGGPGGPGLPPGTPDPAGAARREGDRLRFVGAATRRIARGIDLDEIVLGLCRATVPTFSDAILVYLRDPLPVGDERPVSPFLLRLRRTDRLRLAEDGADFGGTGLLPVIDQHNELTPAAEQCEVRSGGALSEVLRGVRPVFGDSAAARAALPELLGADRTVPNGHRAILAPLRGRRRVIGAAVFLRRPDRPAFEPNDLLVAAQLATHTALGIDKAVLYGREAYIADELQRTMLPDSLPQPTGVKLASRYLPAAETARVGGDWYDAIPLPGSRVALVVGDVMGHSMTSAAIMGQLRTTAQTLAGLDLPPQEVLHHLDEQAQRLGTDRMATCMYAVYDPVSHRITIANAGHPPPILLHLGGRAEVLRVPSGAPIGVGGVDFEAVELDAPAGATLLLYTDGLVESRLRDVWTGIEQLRERLHATAQLTGPDHAPPLEALCDDVLDMLGPGDRDDDIALLAARFDGIAPSDVAYWFLEPEDAAPGRARRLARRALSRWGLEDLSDAVELLVSEVVTNAVRYAERPVTLRLLRTDVLRCEVGDDSPQLPRQRKARDTDEGGRGLFLVNRLARRWGATRLSSGKVVWFELPTRS from the coding sequence GTGACGGAGCAGCCCACCTCCCATGAAGGCCGGCAGCCCTTGGCTGCCCGGTCGCAGGAACGCACCCGGCCGCGGGCGGAAGCGGCCGCCGCCGCAGCGGACATCGTCGCGGCGGCCGCCGCGCTCTCCTCGCCCGTCCCGGCGCCGAACGGCCCGGTCGGCGGAGGCGTGGCGCATCCGCCCGGACCGCCTTCGGGTCCCGGCGGCCCGGGTGGTCCCGGCGGTCCCGGTCTGCCGCCCGGCACGCCCGATCCCGCGGGCGCCGCCCGCCGCGAGGGCGACCGGCTGCGTTTCGTGGGCGCCGCGACCCGCCGCATCGCCCGCGGTATAGACCTCGACGAGATCGTTCTCGGCCTGTGCCGGGCGACGGTGCCGACGTTCTCGGACGCGATCCTGGTCTATCTGCGCGATCCCCTGCCGGTCGGCGACGAACGCCCGGTCTCGCCGTTCCTGCTCCGGCTCCGCCGGACGGACCGGCTGCGTTTAGCTGAAGACGGTGCCGACTTCGGTGGTACGGGCCTGCTGCCCGTCATCGATCAGCACAACGAACTCACCCCGGCGGCCGAGCAGTGCGAGGTCCGCTCCGGCGGCGCGCTCTCGGAGGTGCTGCGCGGGGTGCGGCCCGTCTTCGGCGATTCGGCGGCGGCCCGCGCCGCGCTGCCCGAACTGCTGGGCGCGGACCGGACCGTCCCCAACGGGCACCGGGCGATCCTGGCCCCGCTGCGCGGGCGGCGCCGGGTGATCGGTGCCGCCGTTTTCCTGCGCCGCCCCGACCGGCCCGCCTTCGAGCCCAACGATCTGCTCGTCGCCGCGCAGCTGGCCACGCATACGGCGCTGGGCATCGACAAGGCGGTGCTGTACGGCCGGGAGGCGTATATCGCGGACGAGCTCCAGCGCACCATGCTGCCGGACTCGCTGCCCCAGCCCACCGGCGTCAAGCTGGCCTCCCGCTATCTTCCGGCGGCCGAGACCGCCCGGGTCGGCGGCGACTGGTACGACGCGATCCCGCTGCCCGGCAGCCGGGTCGCCCTCGTCGTCGGCGATGTCATGGGCCACTCCATGACCTCGGCCGCGATCATGGGCCAGTTGCGGACCACGGCCCAGACACTGGCCGGGCTCGACCTGCCGCCGCAGGAGGTGCTGCACCACCTCGACGAGCAGGCCCAGCGGCTGGGCACCGACCGCATGGCCACCTGTATGTACGCGGTGTACGACCCGGTCTCGCACCGGATCACCATCGCCAACGCGGGCCATCCGCCGCCCATCCTGCTCCATCTGGGTGGCCGGGCCGAGGTGCTGCGGGTGCCGTCCGGCGCGCCCATCGGCGTCGGCGGGGTCGACTTCGAGGCCGTGGAGCTGGACGCCCCCGCCGGGGCCACCCTGCTGCTCTACACGGACGGTCTGGTGGAGTCCCGGCTGCGGGACGTCTGGACCGGTATCGAGCAGTTGCGGGAGCGGCTGCACGCCACCGCCCAGCTCACGGGCCCGGACCATGCCCCGCCGCTGGAGGCGCTCTGCGACGACGTCCTCGACATGCTGGGCCCGGGTGACCGGGACGACGACATCGCCCTGCTCGCGGCCCGTTTCGACGGGATCGCACCCAGTGACGTCGCCTACTGGTTCCTGGAACCGGAGGACGCGGCCCCGGGCCGGGCCCGGCGCCTCGCCCGGCGGGCCCTGTCCCGCTGGGGTCTGGAGGACCTGTCCGACGCGGTGGAGCTGCTGGTCAGCGAGGTGGTGACCAATGCCGTGCGGTATGCGGAGCGGCCGGTGACCCTGCGGCTGCTGCGGACGGACGTCCTGCGCTGCGAGGTCGGCGACGACTCTCCGCAGCTGCCCCGCCAGCGCAAGGCCCGGGACACGGACGAGGGCGGACGCGGGCTGTTCCTGGTGAACCGCCTGGCCCGCCGCTGGGGTGCGACCCGCCTGTCCAGCGGCAAGGTCGTCTGGTTCGAGCTGCCGACGAGGTCGTAG
- a CDS encoding fumarate hydratase, producing the protein MPEFVYSDLLPLGEDTTPYRLVTSEGVSTFEADGRTFLKVEPEALRRLAAEAMHDISHYLRPAHLTQLRRIIDDPEASSNDKFVALDLLKNANIAAAGVLPMCQDTGTAIVMGKRGQNVLTSGRDEEALSRGVYDAYTKLNLRYSQMAPLTMWEEKNTGSNLPAQIELYATDGGAYKFLFMAKGGGSANKSFLYQETKAVLNETAMMRFLEEKIRSLGTAACPPYHLAIVVGGTSAEYALKTAKYASAHYLDELPAEGSPTGHGFRDKELEEKVFELTQRIGIGAQFGGKYFCHDVRVVRLPRHGASLPVAIAVSCSADRQAVAKITAEGVFLEQLETDPARFLPDTTDEHLDSSGDVVRIDLNRPMDEVLAELTKYPVKTRLSLTGPLVVARDIAHAKIKERLDAGEEMPGYLKDHPVYYAGPAKTPEGYASGSFGPTTAGRMDSYVEQFQAAGGSKVMLAKGNRSKQVTDACAAHGGFYLGSIGGPAARLAQDCIKKVEVVEYEELGMEAVWRIEVEDFPAFVVVDDKGNDFFTEPAPAPTFTSIPVRGPGLG; encoded by the coding sequence ATGCCGGAATTCGTGTACTCCGATCTACTCCCCCTGGGAGAGGACACCACCCCCTACCGTCTGGTGACCTCCGAGGGCGTCTCCACCTTCGAAGCCGACGGGCGCACGTTCCTCAAGGTCGAGCCGGAGGCGCTGCGGCGGCTCGCGGCCGAGGCGATGCACGACATCTCGCACTATCTGCGCCCCGCGCACCTCACACAGCTGCGGCGGATCATCGACGACCCCGAGGCGTCGTCCAACGACAAGTTCGTCGCGCTCGACCTGCTGAAGAACGCGAACATCGCCGCCGCGGGCGTCCTGCCCATGTGCCAGGACACCGGCACGGCGATCGTGATGGGCAAGCGCGGCCAGAACGTGCTGACCTCCGGCCGGGACGAGGAGGCGCTCTCCCGCGGCGTCTACGACGCCTACACCAAGCTCAACCTCCGCTACTCGCAGATGGCGCCGCTGACCATGTGGGAGGAGAAGAACACCGGCTCCAACCTGCCCGCGCAGATCGAGCTGTACGCCACCGACGGCGGCGCCTACAAGTTCCTCTTCATGGCCAAGGGCGGCGGCTCGGCGAACAAGTCGTTCCTCTACCAGGAGACCAAGGCGGTCCTCAACGAGACCGCGATGATGCGGTTCCTGGAGGAGAAGATCCGCTCCCTGGGCACGGCCGCCTGCCCGCCGTATCATCTGGCGATCGTGGTCGGCGGCACCTCCGCCGAGTACGCCCTCAAGACCGCCAAGTACGCCTCCGCGCACTACCTCGACGAGCTGCCCGCCGAGGGCTCCCCCACCGGGCACGGATTCCGGGACAAGGAGCTGGAGGAGAAGGTCTTCGAGCTGACCCAGCGGATCGGCATCGGCGCCCAGTTCGGCGGCAAGTACTTCTGCCACGACGTGCGCGTGGTCCGGCTGCCGCGGCACGGCGCCTCGCTGCCCGTCGCCATCGCCGTCTCCTGCTCCGCCGACCGCCAGGCGGTCGCGAAGATCACCGCCGAGGGCGTGTTCCTGGAGCAGCTGGAGACCGACCCCGCGCGGTTCCTGCCCGACACCACGGACGAGCACCTCGACAGCTCCGGCGACGTGGTGCGCATCGACCTCAACCGGCCCATGGACGAGGTGCTGGCCGAGCTGACCAAGTACCCCGTCAAGACCCGGCTCTCCCTCACCGGACCGCTGGTCGTCGCGCGCGATATCGCACACGCGAAGATCAAGGAGCGGCTGGACGCGGGCGAGGAGATGCCCGGCTATCTCAAGGACCACCCCGTCTACTACGCCGGTCCGGCGAAGACCCCCGAGGGGTATGCCTCCGGGTCCTTCGGGCCGACGACGGCGGGCCGCATGGACTCGTACGTCGAGCAGTTCCAGGCGGCGGGCGGCTCCAAGGTGATGCTCGCCAAGGGCAACCGCAGCAAGCAGGTCACGGACGCCTGCGCCGCGCACGGCGGCTTCTATCTGGGCTCCATCGGCGGCCCGGCGGCCCGGCTGGCCCAGGACTGCATCAAGAAGGTGGAGGTCGTCGAGTACGAGGAGCTGGGGATGGAGGCGGTCTGGCGGATCGAGGTCGAGGACTTCCCCGCGTTCGTCGTCGTCGACGACAAGGGGAACGACTTCTTCACCGAGCCGGCTCCCGCGCCGACGTTCACGTCGATCCCGGTCCGCGGCCCCGGTCTGGGCTGA
- a CDS encoding WhiB family transcriptional regulator — MLQLPYQSLQVAAVPSQRAPAREDQDGPWHAEAVCRRDEAGLFFAPSKEPTAARLSREEAAKRVCARCPVMVECRDHALLQPEPYGVWGGLTAAERRVLLARRRRRAAEEKKTAAA, encoded by the coding sequence GTGCTGCAACTGCCGTACCAGTCCTTGCAGGTGGCCGCCGTTCCTTCCCAGCGGGCACCCGCCAGGGAAGACCAGGACGGTCCCTGGCACGCGGAAGCCGTCTGCCGCAGGGACGAGGCCGGTCTGTTCTTCGCCCCCTCCAAGGAGCCCACGGCCGCCCGGCTGTCGCGAGAGGAAGCCGCGAAGCGGGTCTGCGCCCGCTGCCCCGTCATGGTGGAGTGCCGCGACCATGCCCTGCTCCAGCCGGAGCCCTACGGAGTCTGGGGCGGGCTGACGGCGGCGGAGCGCCGGGTGCTGCTGGCCCGCAGGCGGCGCCGGGCCGCCGAGGAGAAGAAGACCGCGGCCGCCTGA